In a genomic window of Sutcliffiella sp. FSL R7-0096:
- the tsaD gene encoding tRNA (adenosine(37)-N6)-threonylcarbamoyltransferase complex transferase subunit TsaD — translation MKTIDEKDELILGIETSCDETAVAIIKNGKEIVANIVSSQIESHQRFGGVVPEIASRHHVEQMTVVLEEALEQGGVTMADLDAIAVTEGPGLVGALLIGVNAAKALAFAHQKPLVGVHHIAGHIYANQLVADLDFPLLALVVSGGHTELVYMKEHGSFEVIGETRDDAVGEAYDKVARTLQLPYPGGPHIDRMAAEGSPSIKLPRAWLEEDSYDFSFSGLKSAVINTLHNAKQKGEEIIPEDLAASFQESVIEVLVGKTIRAMKEYGVNQVLLAGGVAANKGLRAALQDAVDKEGKNLVIPPLSLCTDNAAMIATAGSVMYRLGKRSGMDLNANPGLDIEKPFN, via the coding sequence ATGAAAACAATCGATGAAAAAGACGAACTTATATTAGGGATTGAAACGAGCTGTGATGAGACGGCGGTGGCGATAATTAAGAATGGAAAAGAGATCGTGGCAAATATCGTTTCCTCGCAAATAGAGAGCCATCAACGTTTTGGCGGGGTTGTGCCGGAAATCGCTTCACGTCATCATGTCGAGCAGATGACAGTGGTATTAGAGGAAGCATTGGAACAGGGCGGTGTGACCATGGCAGACTTAGATGCCATCGCAGTGACAGAAGGACCGGGACTTGTTGGTGCGCTGTTGATTGGTGTGAATGCAGCGAAGGCGCTGGCGTTCGCTCACCAGAAGCCACTCGTCGGGGTTCATCACATTGCAGGCCATATCTATGCCAACCAACTTGTGGCAGACCTTGACTTCCCGTTGCTTGCGCTTGTGGTGTCAGGTGGACATACAGAGCTTGTGTACATGAAAGAGCACGGTTCCTTTGAGGTAATCGGGGAAACGCGTGATGACGCCGTTGGAGAAGCCTATGACAAGGTTGCGCGCACCCTTCAGCTACCTTATCCAGGCGGTCCTCACATCGATCGTATGGCTGCGGAGGGGTCACCTTCTATCAAGCTGCCAAGAGCGTGGCTGGAAGAGGACTCCTATGATTTCAGTTTCTCAGGATTGAAATCAGCTGTTATCAACACGTTACACAATGCCAAGCAAAAGGGGGAAGAAATCATCCCCGAGGATCTTGCGGCAAGCTTTCAGGAAAGCGTGATAGAGGTGTTGGTTGGAAAGACGATCCGTGCGATGAAGGAATATGGCGTGAACCAAGTGTTGCTGGCAGGTGGAGTAGCGGCGAACAAGGGCTTGCGTGCGGCCCTGCAGGATGCTGTGGATAAAGAAGGGAAGAATCTGGTGATTCCACCATTATCCCTGTGTACGGACAACGCTGCCATGATAGCAACGGCAGGTAGTGTGATGTATAGACTAGGAAAGCGATCTGGAATGGACTTGAATGCCAATCCGGGTTTGGATATTGAGAAGCCTTTTAACTGA
- the groES gene encoding co-chaperone GroES has translation MLKPLGDRIVIELVQSEEKTASGIVLPDSAKEKPQEGKVVAVGSGRVLESGERVALEVAAGDSVIFSKYAGTEVKFEGKELLILKETDVLAVVSK, from the coding sequence ATGTTAAAGCCATTAGGTGATCGCATTGTAATTGAGCTTGTTCAATCAGAAGAAAAAACGGCAAGTGGTATCGTATTACCGGACTCTGCGAAAGAAAAACCTCAAGAAGGTAAAGTAGTAGCAGTAGGATCTGGTCGCGTACTAGAAAGCGGCGAGCGCGTAGCACTAGAAGTAGCAGCTGGCGACAGCGTAATCTTCTCCAAATACGCAGGAACTGAAGTGAAATTCGAAGGAAAAGAACTTCTAATCCTAAAAGAAACAGACGTACTAGCAGTAGTAAGCAAATAA
- a CDS encoding YdiK family protein: MKITPLRMVFFYAIMGSLFLYLAIVSVKDTIWHWHTILLMLIATFDFGVAIRSYFLHQKIKEMQQKKK, from the coding sequence ATGAAAATAACACCGTTACGAATGGTCTTCTTCTATGCGATTATGGGCAGTTTGTTTTTATATCTGGCTATCGTCTCTGTGAAGGATACCATCTGGCACTGGCACACGATCCTGTTGATGCTCATTGCCACGTTTGACTTTGGCGTTGCCATCCGGTCCTATTTCCTACATCAAAAGATAAAAGAAATGCAACAGAAGAAAAAGTGA
- a CDS encoding DUF4052 family protein — protein MLNEMKAVLYYLAVDIRYSFMVFWSILILSLTAMFIIVLSFDTRMIVTTSMAIYIFCGITGFLTTKETFPYCIKFGATRTQYLLSVLIYCAGVAAVFSIVHVFVQGIFNSLVQASTSGRFLTYHTVQATTLANTWYNQLLVDLTICFLLLSLGFLLGSTFYRFGLIGGFGTLAALAIIIILPYTRSFLIDVLVNMEGWKLGVNFLMLVGVALLAYLPNWGMLRKASTVPGATR, from the coding sequence ATGCTTAACGAAATGAAAGCAGTACTTTACTATTTAGCAGTGGATATTCGCTACTCGTTCATGGTGTTCTGGTCCATCCTGATTCTCAGTCTGACCGCCATGTTCATCATTGTGCTTTCGTTTGATACACGAATGATTGTGACGACCAGCATGGCCATCTATATTTTCTGCGGAATCACGGGCTTTTTAACGACAAAAGAGACGTTCCCTTACTGCATCAAGTTTGGTGCGACGAGAACGCAATACTTGCTCAGCGTCCTCATTTATTGCGCGGGGGTGGCAGCGGTGTTTTCCATCGTCCACGTCTTCGTCCAAGGAATCTTCAATAGCCTGGTGCAAGCCAGCACAAGTGGGCGATTTTTAACCTACCACACCGTGCAGGCCACGACGCTTGCGAACACATGGTATAACCAACTTCTAGTTGATCTGACCATCTGTTTCCTATTATTATCACTTGGCTTCCTTTTAGGCTCCACCTTCTATCGATTTGGCCTCATTGGAGGTTTTGGAACATTGGCAGCGTTGGCTATTATCATCATCCTGCCATATACAAGGTCCTTCCTTATAGATGTTTTGGTAAATATGGAAGGGTGGAAGCTTGGGGTTAATTTTCTGATGCTGGTGGGAGTTGCCTTATTGGCGTACCTGCCGAACTGGGGCATGCTTAGAAAAGCGTCCACTGTGCCTGGGGCAACAAGGTAG
- a CDS encoding redox-sensing transcriptional repressor Rex — MNNEQLKIPQATAKRLPLYYRFIQNLHSSGKQRVSSAELSEAVKVDSATIRRDFSYFGALGKKGYGYNVQYLLTFFRKTLDQDELTYVTLIGVGNLGTAFLHYNFMKNNNTKIVMAFDVDESKIGSEIGGVPVYHLDDIEEQMPENVTVAILTVPAPVAQPIADRLVEKGVKGILNFTPARINVPEEIRIHHIDLAVELQSLVYFLKHYPSE, encoded by the coding sequence ATGAATAACGAACAACTGAAAATTCCACAAGCAACAGCTAAGCGCCTGCCGCTGTATTATCGTTTCATCCAGAACTTGCACTCGTCCGGCAAGCAACGCGTATCATCCGCAGAGCTGAGTGAAGCGGTCAAGGTCGATAGTGCGACGATCCGCCGGGACTTCAGCTACTTCGGTGCACTGGGGAAAAAGGGATATGGATATAATGTTCAATATTTGTTAACTTTTTTCAGGAAAACGCTCGACCAAGATGAATTGACATATGTTACTCTAATAGGTGTAGGTAATTTAGGAACCGCCTTCCTACATTATAATTTTATGAAAAACAATAATACGAAAATAGTGATGGCCTTTGATGTGGACGAGTCCAAGATCGGCTCGGAAATCGGGGGAGTCCCTGTTTATCATTTAGACGATATTGAAGAACAAATGCCTGAGAATGTAACGGTAGCCATCTTGACGGTTCCGGCTCCGGTAGCACAGCCAATAGCGGATAGACTAGTAGAAAAGGGCGTAAAGGGCATACTGAACTTTACACCGGCACGTATCAATGTACCGGAAGAGATTCGCATCCATCATATCGATTTGGCGGTGGAACTGCAGTCATTGGTATATTTTCTCAAGCACTATCCAAGCGAGTGA
- a CDS encoding GntR family transcriptional regulator, with product MEFNLNSDIPIFQQVAELIESGILEGSMQEGERVPSTNEFAKYYQINPATAAKGINQLVDQEILFKKRGVGMFVAEGAKEIILTKRKAAFFKDFIVPLKKEAGKLGISEEELTDFIRKGEGQ from the coding sequence GTGGAATTTAATCTTAATAGTGATATACCCATTTTCCAGCAGGTGGCCGAACTGATCGAGAGCGGCATCTTAGAAGGCAGCATGCAGGAGGGGGAGCGGGTGCCATCCACTAACGAATTTGCGAAATACTATCAGATCAACCCAGCAACAGCAGCTAAGGGAATCAATCAGTTGGTAGATCAGGAAATCTTATTTAAGAAAAGAGGGGTCGGAATGTTTGTTGCAGAGGGAGCTAAGGAAATCATCCTTACAAAAAGGAAAGCGGCATTTTTCAAAGACTTTATCGTTCCTTTAAAAAAGGAAGCGGGGAAGCTTGGGATCAGTGAAGAGGAATTGACTGACTTTATACGCAAGGGGGAAGGGCAATGA
- a CDS encoding type II CAAX endopeptidase family protein, producing MTKKYWLVIITYVLMQLSGLLGYPLLIALGVGEGMERASREAYLIGVWAFISFTIGLAIVTWILRNEWTKGDFRGETASIPKTVLWSAVGFPLALIGQAVAAQIQLQVFGIQPGSENTQEIMGFVTAFPVMIFAVAVAGPILEEIIFRKIIFGAIYKKFNFAIALTVSSLLFAVVHQDFKHLLIYFVMGGIFAFLYVKTNRIIVPIIAHVAMNSFVVIVQYVFRDRIEEMMRQMEEMQQNVSNFISFF from the coding sequence ATGACGAAAAAATATTGGTTAGTCATTATTACATATGTCCTGATGCAGCTTTCCGGATTGCTTGGGTACCCTCTCTTGATCGCACTCGGCGTCGGGGAAGGAATGGAGCGTGCCAGCAGGGAAGCTTATCTGATTGGTGTATGGGCGTTTATCAGTTTTACAATCGGATTGGCCATCGTTACCTGGATACTCCGTAATGAATGGACCAAGGGCGACTTCCGAGGCGAAACGGCCTCCATCCCCAAAACCGTTCTTTGGTCGGCTGTCGGTTTCCCACTAGCACTGATTGGGCAGGCAGTCGCTGCACAGATTCAGCTGCAGGTTTTCGGCATTCAGCCGGGATCTGAGAATACACAGGAAATCATGGGATTTGTCACGGCATTCCCGGTCATGATTTTCGCGGTGGCTGTGGCTGGGCCTATCTTAGAGGAAATCATTTTCCGGAAGATCATTTTTGGTGCCATCTATAAGAAATTTAATTTTGCGATTGCACTGACAGTTAGTTCGCTACTTTTTGCCGTGGTCCATCAAGATTTCAAGCATCTGCTCATATATTTTGTAATGGGAGGCATTTTCGCTTTCCTTTATGTAAAAACAAATCGCATCATCGTTCCGATCATCGCCCACGTTGCCATGAACTCGTTTGTGGTCATCGTGCAATATGTGTTCCGTGATCGCATTGAAGAAATGATGCGTCAAATGGAAGAGATGCAACAAAACGTATCCAACTTCATTTCGTTCTTTTAA
- the groL gene encoding chaperonin GroEL (60 kDa chaperone family; promotes refolding of misfolded polypeptides especially under stressful conditions; forms two stacked rings of heptamers to form a barrel-shaped 14mer; ends can be capped by GroES; misfolded proteins enter the barrel where they are refolded when GroES binds): MAKEIKFSEEARRSMLRGVDKLADAVKVTLGPKGRNVVLEKKFGSPLITNDGVTIAKEIELEDAFENMGAKLVAEVASKTNDVAGDGTTTATVLAQAMIREGLKNVTAGANPMGIRKGIEKAVAVAIEELKTISKPIEGKASIAQVAAISAADEEVGQLIAEAMERVGNDGVITLEESKGFTTELEVVEGMQFDRGYASPYMVTDSDKMEAVLENPYVLITDKKITNIQEILPVLEQVVQQGKPLLLIAEDVEGEALATLVVNKLRGTFNAVAVKAPGFGDRRKAMLQDIAVLTGGEVITEELGLDLKTANISQLGRADKIVVTKENTTVVNGHGNTEEIQARVGQIRAQLEDTTSEFDREKLQERLAKIAGGVAVIKVGAATETELKERKLRIEDALNSTRAAVEEGIVAGGGTALVNIYNKVAAIQAEGDEATGIKIVLRAIEEPVRQIAHNAGLEGSVIVERLKKEEIGIGFNAATGAWVNMLEAGIVDPTKVTRYALQNAASVSAMFLTTEAVVADIPEENAGGGMPDMGGMGGMGGMM; encoded by the coding sequence ATGGCAAAAGAAATTAAGTTCAGTGAAGAAGCCCGCCGCTCCATGCTTCGCGGTGTAGACAAACTAGCTGATGCAGTGAAAGTAACATTAGGACCAAAAGGACGTAACGTAGTACTTGAAAAGAAATTCGGTTCTCCACTAATCACAAATGACGGTGTAACCATCGCAAAAGAAATCGAACTAGAAGACGCATTCGAAAACATGGGTGCGAAACTTGTAGCTGAAGTTGCAAGCAAAACAAACGACGTTGCTGGTGACGGTACAACAACTGCAACAGTTCTTGCGCAAGCAATGATCCGCGAAGGATTAAAGAACGTTACAGCTGGTGCAAACCCAATGGGGATTCGTAAAGGAATCGAAAAAGCGGTTGCGGTTGCAATCGAAGAATTAAAAACAATCTCTAAACCAATCGAAGGCAAAGCTTCCATCGCTCAAGTTGCAGCAATCTCTGCAGCAGACGAAGAAGTAGGTCAATTGATTGCAGAAGCAATGGAGCGCGTTGGTAACGACGGCGTTATCACTCTTGAAGAGTCCAAAGGCTTCACTACAGAGCTTGAAGTAGTAGAAGGTATGCAATTCGACCGTGGATATGCATCTCCATACATGGTAACAGACTCCGACAAAATGGAAGCTGTTCTTGAAAACCCTTATGTGTTAATCACAGATAAGAAAATCACGAACATACAAGAAATTCTTCCAGTTCTTGAGCAAGTAGTACAACAAGGTAAGCCGTTGTTACTGATTGCAGAAGACGTAGAAGGCGAAGCGTTGGCTACATTAGTAGTGAACAAATTACGTGGAACATTCAATGCAGTAGCGGTTAAAGCTCCTGGATTCGGTGACCGTCGTAAAGCAATGCTTCAAGACATCGCAGTACTAACTGGCGGAGAAGTGATCACAGAAGAACTAGGTCTTGACCTAAAAACTGCGAACATCAGCCAATTAGGACGCGCTGACAAAATCGTTGTAACAAAAGAAAACACGACTGTTGTAAACGGACACGGCAACACAGAAGAGATCCAAGCTCGCGTTGGCCAAATCCGTGCACAATTAGAAGATACAACTTCTGAATTCGACCGTGAAAAATTACAAGAGCGCCTAGCTAAAATCGCTGGTGGAGTAGCTGTAATCAAAGTTGGAGCGGCGACAGAAACAGAACTAAAAGAGCGCAAACTTCGCATTGAAGATGCTCTAAACTCCACACGTGCTGCAGTTGAAGAAGGAATCGTAGCCGGTGGTGGTACTGCTCTTGTAAACATCTACAACAAAGTAGCGGCAATCCAAGCAGAAGGCGACGAAGCAACTGGTATTAAAATCGTTCTTCGCGCAATCGAAGAGCCTGTACGCCAAATCGCGCACAACGCTGGTCTAGAAGGATCTGTCATCGTAGAACGCCTGAAAAAAGAAGAAATCGGCATCGGATTCAACGCAGCAACAGGCGCATGGGTAAACATGCTTGAAGCTGGTATCGTTGACCCAACAAAAGTAACCCGCTATGCACTACAAAACGCAGCAAGCGTATCTGCAATGTTCCTAACTACCGAAGCAGTAGTAGCAGACATCCCAGAAGAAAACGCTGGCGGCGGCATGCCTGACATGGGCGGCATGGGTGGAATGGGCGGAATGATGTAA
- the tatC gene encoding twin-arginine translocase subunit TatC, giving the protein MLDREMSVYDHIGELRKRIIIIASFFFVSAIGGFFLAEPIIVYLQQTDQAKDLVMNAFRMTDSIKIFMQFAFLIAFILTFPVILYQLWAFISPGLYERERRVTLSYIPISIILFLSGLAFSYYILFPFVVDFMNRLAERLEINQVIGINEYFQFLFQLTIPFGILFQMPVIVMFLTRLGIITPDFMVKIRKYAYFGLLVVGALITPPELLSHLMVTVPLFILYEISIVISRIAYRKAKKAEALMEQEEKMDN; this is encoded by the coding sequence ATGCTAGATAGAGAAATGTCGGTGTATGACCATATAGGCGAGCTCCGAAAAAGAATCATCATCATAGCATCCTTCTTTTTCGTTTCGGCAATCGGCGGCTTTTTCCTAGCCGAACCGATCATTGTCTATTTACAGCAAACAGATCAAGCGAAAGACCTCGTCATGAACGCCTTTCGCATGACAGATTCCATCAAGATTTTCATGCAATTCGCCTTTTTGATTGCATTTATCCTGACGTTCCCCGTCATTCTCTACCAGCTATGGGCCTTCATCAGCCCCGGCTTGTATGAAAGGGAACGCCGCGTTACGTTAAGCTATATCCCAATCTCGATTATCTTATTTCTAAGCGGTCTGGCTTTCTCCTATTACATCCTGTTTCCATTTGTTGTGGATTTCATGAATAGGCTGGCAGAACGCCTCGAGATCAATCAGGTTATCGGAATAAATGAATACTTTCAGTTCCTCTTCCAGCTGACCATCCCATTCGGCATCCTGTTTCAAATGCCGGTTATTGTGATGTTCTTAACAAGACTTGGGATCATCACCCCGGACTTTATGGTGAAGATCCGCAAGTACGCCTACTTCGGGCTACTTGTTGTCGGTGCCTTGATCACACCGCCAGAGCTCTTGTCGCATCTGATGGTAACGGTCCCGCTCTTCATCTTGTATGAGATCAGCATTGTGATTTCCCGCATTGCTTATCGAAAAGCAAAGAAAGCGGAAGCGTTGATGGAGCAGGAAGAGAAGATGGATAATTAG
- a CDS encoding ABC-F family ATP-binding cassette domain-containing protein, producing the protein MIILQVNQLTKYFGADLILSNIKLEVQSKDRIALVGRNGAGKSTLLKIISNQLSFDSGDLIKPKGVSIGYLAQDTGLQTERSIWNEMLTVFSGLRELETQMRTLEAKMGDPAYFEDEVVYARILKEYDEVQEAFKQQGGFQYEADIRSVLHGLRFSEYDYETPIETLSGGQRTRLALAKLLLTKPDLLILDEPTNHLDIDTLSWLENYLQGYPGALLIVSHDRYFLDKVVNIVYEISRKQSAKFIGNYSKYLEQKAEQYEREMKMFEKQQDEIAKLQDFVAKNLARASTTKRAQSRRKQLEKMDVMDRPKGDEKSASIMFDIDRQSGNDVLKARDLAVSYDTTPVFRHVDFSMSRGDSVALVGPNGIGKSTLLKTLVGKLKPLEGTFSFGANVSISYYDQQQADLTSNKTVLAELWDEYPQKMEKEIRTVLGNFLFSGDDVLKPVSTLSGGEKARLALSKLMMERSNVLILDEPTNHLDLDSKEILENALIDYPGTILFVSHDRYFINRLATKVYELSTIGATEYLGDYDYYVEKKEEALELERLEAEAGSSKGSKVTSAVATEAPEKMSYEQEKEAKRLERQRKRRVEEIEKEMEELEQKIEHNESELCLPEVYQDHEKVLELNTANEAFQERLLALMEEWEELV; encoded by the coding sequence ATGATTATTTTACAGGTAAATCAGTTGACCAAATATTTCGGCGCTGACCTTATTTTATCGAATATAAAACTAGAAGTACAATCGAAAGATCGTATTGCCCTTGTGGGGCGTAATGGGGCCGGTAAATCCACCCTATTAAAAATCATATCCAATCAGTTGTCCTTTGATTCAGGAGACTTGATTAAACCTAAAGGTGTGTCGATCGGCTATCTCGCACAGGACACCGGCTTACAGACTGAGCGCTCGATCTGGAACGAGATGCTGACAGTATTCTCCGGCCTTCGCGAACTCGAAACCCAGATGCGCACACTTGAGGCAAAAATGGGCGATCCCGCTTACTTTGAAGATGAAGTCGTTTATGCTCGCATCCTCAAAGAATACGACGAGGTCCAGGAAGCATTCAAGCAACAGGGCGGCTTTCAGTACGAAGCCGACATCCGCTCCGTCCTGCACGGCCTGCGATTTTCCGAATACGATTACGAAACGCCCATTGAAACGTTAAGCGGTGGACAACGGACCCGCCTGGCGCTGGCAAAATTACTTTTAACCAAGCCAGACCTCCTCATCCTCGATGAGCCGACCAACCATTTGGACATCGATACGCTATCGTGGCTGGAGAACTACCTTCAAGGCTACCCTGGTGCGTTGCTAATCGTTTCCCATGACCGCTATTTCTTGGACAAGGTCGTGAACATTGTGTATGAAATTTCGCGTAAGCAATCCGCTAAGTTCATTGGGAACTATAGTAAGTATCTAGAGCAGAAGGCTGAACAATATGAGCGCGAGATGAAAATGTTTGAAAAGCAGCAGGACGAGATCGCCAAGCTGCAAGATTTTGTGGCAAAGAACCTTGCGCGTGCTTCTACTACCAAGCGTGCCCAAAGCCGTCGTAAGCAGCTGGAGAAAATGGACGTGATGGACCGCCCGAAAGGCGATGAGAAATCTGCCTCCATTATGTTCGACATTGACCGCCAAAGCGGAAATGATGTCCTTAAAGCAAGAGATCTAGCGGTTTCCTATGATACGACTCCCGTCTTCCGTCATGTCGACTTTTCGATGAGCCGAGGCGACAGTGTCGCACTTGTTGGGCCTAACGGAATCGGGAAATCGACCTTACTTAAGACGCTTGTTGGGAAATTAAAGCCGCTTGAGGGAACTTTCTCCTTTGGAGCGAATGTGTCGATCAGCTACTACGATCAGCAACAGGCAGACCTTACCTCCAATAAGACGGTCTTAGCAGAACTTTGGGATGAATATCCTCAGAAGATGGAGAAGGAGATACGGACCGTTCTAGGAAACTTTTTATTTTCCGGTGATGACGTGCTGAAGCCTGTATCCACATTGAGCGGAGGCGAAAAGGCGCGGCTTGCCCTTTCCAAACTGATGATGGAACGATCCAATGTCCTGATCCTGGACGAGCCTACCAACCACTTGGACCTGGACAGCAAGGAAATCCTGGAGAATGCCCTTATCGATTATCCTGGAACCATCCTTTTTGTTTCCCATGACCGTTATTTCATCAACCGCTTGGCGACGAAAGTGTATGAGTTGAGTACGATTGGTGCGACAGAGTACCTCGGCGACTACGACTATTATGTGGAGAAAAAAGAAGAGGCGTTGGAGCTTGAGCGTTTAGAAGCAGAGGCTGGGAGTTCAAAAGGTTCTAAGGTCACTTCGGCCGTAGCTACTGAGGCGCCAGAAAAAATGAGTTACGAACAGGAAAAAGAAGCAAAGCGTCTCGAACGCCAGCGTAAACGCCGCGTTGAAGAGATCGAAAAAGAGATGGAAGAGCTGGAACAGAAAATCGAGCATAACGAAAGCGAACTCTGTCTGCCCGAGGTCTATCAGGATCATGAAAAAGTGCTCGAGCTGAACACCGCGAACGAAGCATTTCAGGAGAGGCTTCTTGCCTTGATGGAGGAATGGGAAGAGCTTGTCTAA
- a CDS encoding twin-arginine translocase TatA/TatE family subunit — MPGGLGMGSLLLIVFVALLIFGPSKLPQLGKAAGNTLREFKNATKGLADDDDKEKKEETK; from the coding sequence ATGCCAGGTGGATTAGGAATGGGAAGCCTCTTACTTATTGTATTTGTAGCACTATTAATCTTCGGACCAAGCAAGTTACCTCAACTCGGTAAAGCAGCAGGGAACACATTGCGTGAATTCAAAAACGCAACAAAAGGATTGGCCGATGACGACGATAAAGAGAAAAAAGAAGAAACGAAGTAA
- a CDS encoding ABC transporter ATP-binding protein, giving the protein MRVELRNVSKNFGVKKAVDDLTLTLEENKIYGLLGRNGAGKTTLMQLLAGHALPSSGEILINGQNPFNNRQITKDICLVNESNNFIKRLKIKDILKVASLFYPNWSWDTANALLTTFNLDPSLKTKGLSKGMESSLGITIGLASRAKITILDEPYIGLDAAARFKFYEVLLEEYEEYPRTIILSTHLIDEVSNLFEEVILLRSGEVVFHKSTEELMDSSITVSGKREAVDEFAQGKRVLHESVLAGRKTATLFGERLTVEEAAAHNLDADRSSIQQLMVYMTEEESKGGQKHA; this is encoded by the coding sequence ATGAGAGTAGAGCTGAGAAACGTGTCTAAAAACTTTGGCGTGAAAAAAGCAGTGGATGACCTGACGCTTACGCTAGAAGAAAACAAAATCTACGGTCTGCTTGGACGGAATGGGGCTGGTAAAACCACATTGATGCAGCTACTGGCAGGGCATGCGCTTCCTTCGTCTGGAGAAATTCTTATAAATGGTCAGAATCCATTTAACAACAGGCAGATCACGAAAGACATTTGTTTGGTAAACGAGAGCAATAACTTCATCAAGCGCTTAAAAATCAAGGATATCCTGAAAGTGGCGTCCCTCTTTTACCCTAACTGGTCCTGGGACACAGCTAATGCGTTGCTCACAACCTTCAACCTGGACCCCTCCCTCAAAACGAAAGGCTTATCCAAAGGGATGGAATCCTCGCTTGGCATTACCATCGGGCTTGCCAGCAGGGCGAAAATCACCATCCTAGATGAACCGTATATCGGACTTGATGCAGCAGCCAGGTTTAAGTTCTATGAAGTGCTGTTAGAGGAATATGAGGAATATCCGCGAACCATCATCTTATCCACTCATCTGATCGACGAAGTGAGCAACTTATTCGAAGAAGTAATCTTATTGAGGAGCGGGGAAGTGGTTTTCCACAAGTCCACAGAAGAACTTATGGACTCAAGCATAACGGTATCGGGAAAAAGGGAAGCGGTAGATGAATTCGCTCAAGGCAAGCGAGTATTGCATGAGTCGGTACTTGCAGGAAGGAAGACCGCAACGTTGTTTGGCGAAAGGCTGACAGTGGAAGAAGCGGCTGCTCATAACCTGGATGCAGATCGCAGCTCCATTCAACAATTAATGGTGTATATGACAGAAGAAGAGTCGAAAGGAGGCCAAAAGCATGCTTAA